The DNA region ATCCGGGTGCGCGGGCACGACAACCTCGGCCCCCGCCCGCAGGGTTTCGGTGGCGATCCCGTTCGGGTCGCCCACGATGACATCGGGCTTGTACCCGGCCGCACGCAGCGCGTCGGCCCCGGACTCGACCCCGATGAGCACGGGCCGGTGTTCCCCGATGTAGCGCTTGAGCGCCTTGAGATCGGCGACGTGCTCGTGGCCCGGCGCCACCACCAGCACCTGCCTGCCCTTCATGACCGTGGTGAGCTGCGGAACCCCGATACCGTCGAGGAACATCGTGCGCTCGCGGCGCAGGAACTCCATCGTGTTCGCGGAGAACGCCTCCAGTTGCGCCGACATCCCGGCCTTGGCCTCGATCATCTGATCGGCCACCGACTCGACGGTCTGCGGCGTCCCTTGCGCCACCTCGCGATCCCCGACGTACACGGTGCCGTCGAGCAACCGCACTTTCGAGCCTTCTTTGATCGCTCGCAGCGCGTCTTGGCCGACGCCGTCGATCAACGGAATCCCGGCGCCGACCAGCACCTCCGGGCCCAGATTCGGGAAACGTCCTGAAATCGACGGGGAAGCGTTCACGACGCCTGCCACTTCGGCACGGACTAGCGCGTCGGCTGTCGCCCGGTCGAGATCGAGTTGGTCGAGTATTACGACGTCTCCTTGGGACACCCGGCGCAAGAGGTCCCCGGTCCGGCGATCGACCCGTGCGACGCCCGTCACCCCAGGTCGGGCGTGCTGTGATCGACTTAGGACACCGGGAAGCTTCATGCGCCGATGGTGACAAACCGGAAGCTCTCGGTCCGTTCGCCACGCCGCGAACTGTCTCTTTTCCCGACTCGTGGGTGACGTCGGTCGGTTTGCTCG from Alloactinosynnema sp. L-07 includes:
- the steA gene encoding putative cytokinetic ring protein SteA; its protein translation is MKLPGVLSRSQHARPGVTGVARVDRRTGDLLRRVSQGDVVILDQLDLDRATADALVRAEVAGVVNASPSISGRFPNLGPEVLVGAGIPLIDGVGQDALRAIKEGSKVRLLDGTVYVGDREVAQGTPQTVESVADQMIEAKAGMSAQLEAFSANTMEFLRRERTMFLDGIGVPQLTTVMKGRQVLVVAPGHEHVADLKALKRYIGEHRPVLIGVESGADALRAAGYKPDVIVGDPNGIATETLRAGAEVVVPAHPDGHAPGLGRIQDLGIGAVTFPASGNAEDLALIIADTHNADLVVTVGFQATLREFLDRGRSGSNPSTFLTRLKVGGKLVDGKAVAALHRSRVSVLAIVLLVMAAMVAIAAAVAVSGVGAAYTDWITETWNSFVVWLKGLFS